In one Candidatus Pelagibacter sp. HTCC7211 genomic region, the following are encoded:
- a CDS encoding glycosyltransferase family 2 protein, with the protein MYKFKPLVSIIIPTFNHADYLNKALQSVLHQTYTNWEAIVIDNHSTDDTGKVIARFNDHRIKYLKIQNYGVIAKSRNIGIKSAKGDWVAFLDSDDSWTSDKLKTCIENINNQIDLIYHDLEVTSDRQIFFKGKINKSRQLKKPILIDLLVNGNVISNSSVIVRKKVLTKIGLIEENKDLIAAEDYNTWLKISKFTDQFLYIPKKLGYYYIHHEGVSRRNMSMPTQKATQDFLCILNNKQKKKLEANIKYISGRFNYLNFNYKQAKKDLVFVLRYSSFKLRLKSLIMITHIMISSNR; encoded by the coding sequence ATGTATAAATTTAAACCACTTGTATCCATTATAATTCCAACTTTTAATCATGCGGATTATCTCAACAAGGCATTACAATCAGTTCTTCATCAAACATACACAAATTGGGAAGCAATCGTAATCGATAATCATTCAACAGATGATACAGGTAAGGTAATTGCTAGATTCAATGATCATAGAATCAAGTACTTAAAAATCCAAAATTATGGAGTAATTGCTAAATCTAGGAATATAGGTATTAAATCAGCAAAAGGGGATTGGGTAGCTTTTTTGGACTCTGATGATTCTTGGACAAGTGATAAACTTAAAACCTGCATAGAGAATATTAATAATCAAATAGATTTAATTTATCATGATTTGGAAGTTACGTCTGATAGACAAATATTTTTTAAAGGCAAAATAAATAAATCTCGTCAATTAAAAAAACCAATATTAATAGATTTATTAGTAAATGGTAATGTGATCAGTAATTCCTCTGTGATTGTTAGAAAAAAAGTACTTACAAAAATTGGTTTAATTGAGGAAAATAAAGATTTAATTGCAGCTGAGGATTATAACACTTGGTTAAAAATTTCAAAATTTACCGACCAATTTTTATACATTCCCAAAAAACTTGGATATTATTATATACATCACGAAGGAGTATCTCGAAGAAATATGTCTATGCCAACTCAAAAAGCAACACAAGACTTTTTGTGTATTTTAAATAATAAGCAAAAAAAAAAATTAGAAGCAAATATTAAGTATATATCAGGTCGATTTAATTATTTAAATTTTAACTATAAACAAGCAAAAAAAGATTTAGTATTTGTATTAAGATATAGTTCTTTTAAATTGAGATTGAAATCATTAATTATGATTACTCATATAATGATTAGTTCCAATAGATGA
- a CDS encoding glycosyltransferase family 4 protein — translation MIRVANIIEEARIGGPQIRNLKVAKVLRGQVDVTLIFPNQNSRAIKKQCKLLGVNYLSLSLTTIKRNLIDILLYIIFFPFEVIMLAKILKKYNFDLVHVSGGCWQSKGIFAAKLASIKVIWELNDTYSPTLIRNIFFFLSHLANGFIFASEKTKDYYKKLIPNRKSFIIQSPVDTNFFNPYLKYPKEKFINKKIEKKKIIIGTVSNINPVKNLEMFIKAAKKLSFYSDKIVFIVIGNIYASQNEYFKKLNSLIKELSIKNFFFLNYREDVRPLLKLINIYVCTSRNESSPLSVWEAMSMEKAIVSTDVGDIKKFINNGNNGLVVRVGNDKNLAKGIKKLIDRSKLRQRFGKKSRQIAENKLNLKRCGELHSLAYKYISNYK, via the coding sequence TTGATACGTGTTGCTAACATTATAGAAGAAGCAAGAATAGGTGGTCCACAGATTCGAAATTTAAAAGTTGCAAAAGTTTTAAGAGGACAGGTTGATGTAACATTAATTTTCCCAAATCAAAATTCAAGAGCTATAAAAAAACAATGTAAATTACTTGGTGTTAATTATTTATCGTTATCTTTAACTACAATAAAACGTAATTTGATTGATATTTTACTTTATATAATTTTTTTTCCATTTGAGGTTATTATGCTAGCTAAAATATTGAAAAAATATAACTTTGACCTTGTACACGTAAGTGGTGGCTGTTGGCAAAGTAAAGGAATTTTTGCTGCAAAATTAGCTTCTATCAAGGTTATTTGGGAATTAAATGATACATATTCTCCTACTTTAATTAGAAATATATTTTTTTTTTTAAGTCATTTAGCAAATGGGTTTATTTTTGCTTCGGAGAAGACAAAAGATTATTATAAGAAATTAATACCTAATCGTAAAAGTTTTATAATTCAGTCACCTGTTGATACAAATTTTTTTAATCCTTATTTGAAATATCCAAAAGAGAAATTTATAAATAAAAAAATTGAAAAAAAAAAAATTATTATTGGTACAGTTTCAAATATAAATCCAGTTAAAAACCTTGAAATGTTTATAAAGGCTGCAAAAAAACTATCTTTTTACTCAGATAAAATAGTTTTTATTGTAATAGGTAATATTTACGCTAGTCAAAATGAATATTTTAAGAAATTAAATAGTTTAATAAAAGAACTGTCAATAAAAAATTTTTTTTTTCTGAATTATAGAGAAGATGTTAGGCCTTTGCTTAAGCTAATTAATATATATGTTTGTACTTCTAGAAATGAATCTTCACCCTTATCTGTATGGGAAGCTATGTCAATGGAGAAGGCAATAGTTTCCACTGATGTTGGTGACATTAAAAAATTTATTAATAATGGCAATAATGGTTTGGTTGTTAGAGTAGGAAATGATAAAAATTTGGCAAAAGGTATAAAAAAGCTTATTGATAGATCTAAACTAAGACAAAGATTTGGTAAAAAATCAAGACAAATAGCTGAAAATAAACTTAATTTAAAGAGATGTGGGGAACTTCATTCACTAGCTTATAAATACATATCTAATTATAAATAA
- a CDS encoding NAD-dependent epimerase/dehydratase family protein: MAKIAVFGGTGYLASLIKNQNSFKKNKYFFFSRKKNAKNFFNYKFTKKNLKIFKKFEYIVHLIGPNQNQLLKNINLIKKKNQITSNICDLCLINNIKLIYISSMQVYKDYGKNNISLNSKINLKNSYSKAHYESERIIIKKFLNHKNMFTILRIGNVFGFKKYENLREINNNIIHSLCVSALKKNKIIINNGSVQRTFVPSKIFMQVLNFIITKKFFKNSIINISYKNLNLRDTAKLIQKRCKFIFNLNIDTIIKKSRQKKKILIHSNQNLKFSPDNKKIYFEIDQILKNINKIIKKYKLIMK; this comes from the coding sequence ATGGCAAAAATAGCTGTCTTTGGTGGCACTGGTTATCTAGCATCGTTAATAAAAAATCAAAATAGTTTTAAAAAAAATAAATATTTTTTTTTTTCTAGAAAAAAGAATGCTAAAAATTTTTTTAATTATAAATTTACTAAAAAAAATTTAAAAATATTCAAAAAATTTGAATATATTGTTCATCTTATAGGGCCTAATCAAAATCAATTATTAAAAAATATCAATTTAATAAAAAAAAAAAATCAAATCACTTCAAATATCTGTGATCTATGTTTAATAAATAATATCAAATTAATTTATATATCTTCTATGCAAGTTTATAAAGATTACGGAAAAAATAATATTTCTTTAAATTCTAAAATTAATCTTAAAAATTCTTATTCAAAAGCGCACTATGAATCTGAAAGAATTATTATTAAAAAATTTTTAAATCATAAAAATATGTTTACAATTTTAAGGATTGGTAATGTTTTTGGATTTAAAAAGTATGAAAATTTAAGAGAAATTAATAATAACATAATTCATAGTTTATGTGTTTCGGCTTTAAAAAAAAATAAGATTATAATTAATAATGGTTCTGTACAGAGGACATTTGTTCCATCAAAAATATTTATGCAAGTACTAAACTTTATAATAACCAAAAAATTTTTCAAGAATTCAATTATAAATATTTCATATAAAAATTTAAATCTTAGAGATACAGCAAAATTAATTCAGAAAAGATGTAAATTTATATTTAATTTAAATATTGACACAATAATAAAAAAATCTAGACAAAAAAAGAAAATTTTAATACATAGCAATCAAAATTTAAAATTTTCTCCAGATAATAAAAAAATTTATTTTGAAATTGATCAAATTTTGAAAAATATAAATAAAATAATTAAAAAATATAAACTTATTATGAAATAA